A genome region from Arachis duranensis cultivar V14167 chromosome 8, aradu.V14167.gnm2.J7QH, whole genome shotgun sequence includes the following:
- the LOC107460364 gene encoding protein MIZU-KUSSEI 1, whose translation MPSVHSSPCYPMENPALASLLRHTTGAAEKRNKFSTGGLLKMFKLFPMLTSGCKMVALLGRPRKPMLKDSATTGTIFGYRKGRVSLAIQEDTRQMPMFLIELPMLTSALNKEMASDIVRIALESETKTNKKKLLEEFVWAVYCNGRKVGYSIRRKQLSDDELHVMQHLRGVSMGAGVLPSSNNNDKDNSLDGEMTYMRARFERVVGSKDSEALYMINPDGAQGPEFSIFFVRAH comes from the coding sequence ATGCCATCGGTGCATTCAAGCCCATGTTACCCAATGGAAAACCCAGCACTAGCATCCCTTCTCCGCCACACGACGGGCGCGGCGGAGAAGCGGAACAAATTCTCCACCGGGGGGCTCTTAAAGATGTTCAAGCTCTTCCCGATGCTGACGTCAGGTTGCAAAATGGTGGCACTGTTGGGACGACCCCGTAAGCCTATGCTAAAGGACAGCGCAACGACGGGGACAATTTTCGGTTACCGGAAAGGGAGGGTGAGCCTTGCAATACAAGAGGACACGCGGCAAATGCCCATGTTCTTGATCGAGCTTCCCATGCTTACGAGCGCTCTCAACAAGGAGATGGCTTCCGACATAGTTCGCATCGCGCTGGAGAGCGAGACCAAGACCAACAAGAAGAAGCTTCTGGAAGAGTTTGTGTGGGCGGTGTACTGCAATGGAAGGAAAGTAGGGTACTCTATCAGGAGGAAGCAGCTCAGCGATGATGAGTTGCATGTTATGCAGCATCTTCGAGGAGTTTCCATGGGTGCAGGGGTTCTTCCTTCCTCTAATAACAATGACAAGGATAATAGTTTGGATGGTGAAATGACTTATATGAGAGCCCGCTTTGAGAGAGTCGTTGGTTCTAAGGATTCTGAAGCTTTGTATATGATTAATCCAGATGGTGCTCAAGGACCTGAGTTTAGTATCTTCTTTGTTAGAGCTCACTAA